A single Venturia canescens isolate UGA chromosome 1, ASM1945775v1, whole genome shotgun sequence DNA region contains:
- the LOC122415801 gene encoding casein kinase I-like isoform X3 has product MELRVGNRYRLGRKIGSGSFGDIYLGTNISTGEEVAIKLECIKTRHPQLHIESKFYKMMQGGVGIPTIKWCGSEGDYNVMVMELLGPSLEDLFNFCSRRFTLKTVLLLADQMISRTDYIHSRHFIHRDIKPDNFLMGLGKKGNLVYIIDFGLAKKYRDSRTLRHIPYRDNKNLTGTARYASINTHVGVEQSRRDDLESLGYVFMYFNIGSLPWQGLKAATKRQKYERISEMKMSTSIDILCAGYPNEFAKYLKYCRQIRFEEKPDYPYLRQLFRSLFHHETFTYDYVFDWNMLKFGNARQPALPAAQQQVPTHSQPANVPLPAGTNNEQEHPSRLYTRQCLANASTVFGPAVGTSSRRHRHEAIEARGVDQEDQEKSDLQGTGTDAHERRRVSITRLLPRSSAAAAAAEMQPKPNANAVSVVVAKPMARRINSK; this is encoded by the exons ATGGAGCTCCGAGTCGGCAACAGGTATCGGCTAGGACGCAAAATCGGGAGCGGCTCTTTCGGCGACATTTATCTAG GTACAAACATCTCTACCGGCGAAGAAGTCGCTATCAAATTAGAATGCATCAAAACGCGCCATCCACAGTTACACATAGAGTCCaagttttacaaaatgatGCAAGGAGGCG TTGGTATACCTACAATAAAGTGGTGCGGATCAGAAGGTGACTACAACGTTATGGTGATGGAGTTGTTAGGTCCGTCGCTGGAGGATCTCTTTAATTTTTGTTCACGAAGATTCACCcttaaaacagttttattACTAGCCGATCAAATG aTCAGCAGAACGGACTATATTCACAGCCGTCATTTCATACATCGTGACATAAAACCAGACAATTTCCTTATGGGCTTGGGCAAGAAGGGTAACTTAGTGTACATTATAGATTTTGGACTTGCCAAAAAGTACCGTGACAGTCGCACTCTCAGGCACATACCCTACCGAGACAACAAGAATCTTACGGGTACAGCCAG atacgCGAGTATAAACACACACGTGGGAGTCGAACAATCCCGGAGAGACGATCTCGAATCACTAGGCTACGTTTTCATGTACTTCAATATAGGTAGTTTGCCCTGGCAGGGTCTCAAGGCCGCGACAAAGAGGCAAAAGTACGAACGCATCTCGGAAATGAAAATGTCAACGTCAATCGATATACTCTGCGCTGGCTATCCTA ACGAGTTTGCCAAGTATCTGAAGTACTGTCGGCAGATCCGTTTTGAAGAGAAGCCCGATTATCCATACCTGAGGCAGCTATTTCGTAGTCTTTTCCACCATGAAACTTTCACCTACGATTATGTATTCGATTGGAACATGCTCAAGTTTGGTAACGCGAGGCAACCTGCATTGCCAGCTGCCCAGCAGCAAGTACCGACTCATTCACAACCGGCGAACGTGCCGCTTCCTGCGGGGACCAATAACGAGCAAGAACATCCATCGAG GCTTTACACCCGGCAATGTTTGGCAAACGCATCGACCGTGTTCGGTCCAGCGGTGGGAACGTCGAGTCGACGTCACAGACACGAGGCGATAGAGGCACGGGGGGTTGACCAGGAGGATCAGGAAAAGAGCGACCTCCAAG GTACCGGAACTGATGCCCACGAGAGACGAAGGGTCAGCATAACTAGGTTGTTGCCCAGAAGCTCTGCTGCAGCAGCTGCTGCCGAAATGCAACCCAAACCCAA
- the LOC122415801 gene encoding casein kinase I-like isoform X2, with amino-acid sequence MELRVGNRYRLGRKIGSGSFGDIYLGTNISTGEEVAIKLECIKTRHPQLHIESKFYKMMQGGVGIPTIKWCGSEGDYNVMVMELLGPSLEDLFNFCSRRFTLKTVLLLADQMISRTDYIHSRHFIHRDIKPDNFLMGLGKKGNLVYIIDFGLAKKYRDSRTLRHIPYRDNKNLTGTARYASINTHVGVEQSRRDDLESLGYVFMYFNIGSLPWQGLKAATKRQKYERISEMKMSTSIDILCAGYPNEFAKYLKYCRQIRFEEKPDYPYLRQLFRSLFHHETFTYDYVFDWNMLKFGNARQPALPAAQQQVPTHSQPANVPLPAGTNNEQEHPSRLYTRQCLANASTVFGPAVGTSSRRHRHEAIEARGVDQEDQEKSDLQGTGTDAHERRRVSITRLLPRSSAAAAAAEMQPKPKPETFERQRKKKKGIDENGR; translated from the exons ATGGAGCTCCGAGTCGGCAACAGGTATCGGCTAGGACGCAAAATCGGGAGCGGCTCTTTCGGCGACATTTATCTAG GTACAAACATCTCTACCGGCGAAGAAGTCGCTATCAAATTAGAATGCATCAAAACGCGCCATCCACAGTTACACATAGAGTCCaagttttacaaaatgatGCAAGGAGGCG TTGGTATACCTACAATAAAGTGGTGCGGATCAGAAGGTGACTACAACGTTATGGTGATGGAGTTGTTAGGTCCGTCGCTGGAGGATCTCTTTAATTTTTGTTCACGAAGATTCACCcttaaaacagttttattACTAGCCGATCAAATG aTCAGCAGAACGGACTATATTCACAGCCGTCATTTCATACATCGTGACATAAAACCAGACAATTTCCTTATGGGCTTGGGCAAGAAGGGTAACTTAGTGTACATTATAGATTTTGGACTTGCCAAAAAGTACCGTGACAGTCGCACTCTCAGGCACATACCCTACCGAGACAACAAGAATCTTACGGGTACAGCCAG atacgCGAGTATAAACACACACGTGGGAGTCGAACAATCCCGGAGAGACGATCTCGAATCACTAGGCTACGTTTTCATGTACTTCAATATAGGTAGTTTGCCCTGGCAGGGTCTCAAGGCCGCGACAAAGAGGCAAAAGTACGAACGCATCTCGGAAATGAAAATGTCAACGTCAATCGATATACTCTGCGCTGGCTATCCTA ACGAGTTTGCCAAGTATCTGAAGTACTGTCGGCAGATCCGTTTTGAAGAGAAGCCCGATTATCCATACCTGAGGCAGCTATTTCGTAGTCTTTTCCACCATGAAACTTTCACCTACGATTATGTATTCGATTGGAACATGCTCAAGTTTGGTAACGCGAGGCAACCTGCATTGCCAGCTGCCCAGCAGCAAGTACCGACTCATTCACAACCGGCGAACGTGCCGCTTCCTGCGGGGACCAATAACGAGCAAGAACATCCATCGAG GCTTTACACCCGGCAATGTTTGGCAAACGCATCGACCGTGTTCGGTCCAGCGGTGGGAACGTCGAGTCGACGTCACAGACACGAGGCGATAGAGGCACGGGGGGTTGACCAGGAGGATCAGGAAAAGAGCGACCTCCAAG GTACCGGAACTGATGCCCACGAGAGACGAAGGGTCAGCATAACTAGGTTGTTGCCCAGAAGCTCTGCTGCAGCAGCTGCTGCCGAAATGCAACCCAAACCCAA
- the LOC122415801 gene encoding casein kinase I-like isoform X4, with protein sequence MELRVGNRYRLGRKIGSGSFGDIYLGTNISTGEEVAIKLECIKTRHPQLHIESKFYKMMQGGVGIPTIKWCGSEGDYNVMVMELLGPSLEDLFNFCSRRFTLKTVLLLADQMISRTDYIHSRHFIHRDIKPDNFLMGLGKKGNLVYIIDFGLAKKYRDSRTLRHIPYRDNKNLTGTARYASINTHVGVEQSRRDDLESLGYVFMYFNIGSLPWQGLKAATKRQKYERISEMKMSTSIDILCAGYPNEFAKYLKYCRQIRFEEKPDYPYLRQLFRSLFHHETFTYDYVFDWNMLKFGNARQPALPAAQQQVPTHSQPANVPLPAGTNNEQEHPSRLYTRQCLANASTVFGPAVGTSSRRHRHEAIEARGVDQEDQEKSDLQGTGTDAHERRRVSITRLLPRSSAAAAAAEMQPKPK encoded by the exons ATGGAGCTCCGAGTCGGCAACAGGTATCGGCTAGGACGCAAAATCGGGAGCGGCTCTTTCGGCGACATTTATCTAG GTACAAACATCTCTACCGGCGAAGAAGTCGCTATCAAATTAGAATGCATCAAAACGCGCCATCCACAGTTACACATAGAGTCCaagttttacaaaatgatGCAAGGAGGCG TTGGTATACCTACAATAAAGTGGTGCGGATCAGAAGGTGACTACAACGTTATGGTGATGGAGTTGTTAGGTCCGTCGCTGGAGGATCTCTTTAATTTTTGTTCACGAAGATTCACCcttaaaacagttttattACTAGCCGATCAAATG aTCAGCAGAACGGACTATATTCACAGCCGTCATTTCATACATCGTGACATAAAACCAGACAATTTCCTTATGGGCTTGGGCAAGAAGGGTAACTTAGTGTACATTATAGATTTTGGACTTGCCAAAAAGTACCGTGACAGTCGCACTCTCAGGCACATACCCTACCGAGACAACAAGAATCTTACGGGTACAGCCAG atacgCGAGTATAAACACACACGTGGGAGTCGAACAATCCCGGAGAGACGATCTCGAATCACTAGGCTACGTTTTCATGTACTTCAATATAGGTAGTTTGCCCTGGCAGGGTCTCAAGGCCGCGACAAAGAGGCAAAAGTACGAACGCATCTCGGAAATGAAAATGTCAACGTCAATCGATATACTCTGCGCTGGCTATCCTA ACGAGTTTGCCAAGTATCTGAAGTACTGTCGGCAGATCCGTTTTGAAGAGAAGCCCGATTATCCATACCTGAGGCAGCTATTTCGTAGTCTTTTCCACCATGAAACTTTCACCTACGATTATGTATTCGATTGGAACATGCTCAAGTTTGGTAACGCGAGGCAACCTGCATTGCCAGCTGCCCAGCAGCAAGTACCGACTCATTCACAACCGGCGAACGTGCCGCTTCCTGCGGGGACCAATAACGAGCAAGAACATCCATCGAG GCTTTACACCCGGCAATGTTTGGCAAACGCATCGACCGTGTTCGGTCCAGCGGTGGGAACGTCGAGTCGACGTCACAGACACGAGGCGATAGAGGCACGGGGGGTTGACCAGGAGGATCAGGAAAAGAGCGACCTCCAAG GTACCGGAACTGATGCCCACGAGAGACGAAGGGTCAGCATAACTAGGTTGTTGCCCAGAAGCTCTGCTGCAGCAGCTGCTGCCGAAATGCAACCCAAACCCAA